The proteins below are encoded in one region of Silene latifolia isolate original U9 population chromosome 2, ASM4854445v1, whole genome shotgun sequence:
- the LOC141641620 gene encoding uncharacterized protein LOC141641620, whose amino-acid sequence MKIGVWNIRGMNKLLKQSEVISVFNKSRLDIMGIVETRIRNKNALSIQRRKFKQFFILDNYSSHLNGRIWIIWKDSSLNVQVLNTSSQWIHLSLTHGSHVVEATFVYGFNHPAQRFPLWDFLVSNVGCTNPWIVLGDVNCVRTTEERISSDPPNAAAMAEFNEAIANAGLAEVRTQGCCFTWTNKQDYADRKWVRLDRALVNTSWLLAFPDSYAEALICRISTTPPGHYS is encoded by the coding sequence ATGAAAATTGGGGTCTGGAATATTAGGGGAATGAATAAGCTTTTGAAGCAATCAGAGGTTATTTCTGTTTTTAATAAATCTCGCTTAGATATTATGGGTATTGTAGAAACTAGAATCAGGAATAAGAACGCCCTCTCTATTCAGAGAAGGAAGTTTAAGCAATTTTTTATTTTGGATAATTACTCTTCTCACCTAAATGGTAGGATCTGGATTATTTGGAAGGACTCCTCTCTAAATGTTCAGGTACTAAACACCAGCAGTCAGTGGATTCACCTCTCTCTCACTCATGGGTCTCATGTTGTTGAAGCTACTTTTGTGTATGGGTTTAATCACCCTGCTCAGAGATTCCCTCTCTGGGATTTTTTGGTTAGTAATGTTGGCTGTACCAATCCTTGGATTGTCCTAGGGGATGTGAATTGTGTGCGTACTACTGAGGAAAGAATCAGTTCTGACCCCCCCAATGCTGCTGCCATGGCTGAATTTAATGAAGCTATCGCTAATGCGGGCCTTGCTGAGGTTAGAACTCAGGGGTGCTGTTTTACATGGACTAATAAGCAGGATTACGCGGATAGAAAATGGGTTAGACTAGATAGGGCTTTGGTTAATACTTCGTGGTTACTAGCTTTCCCTGATTCCTATGCCGAGGCACTTATCTGCAGAATTTCGACCACTCCCCCTGGTCATTACTCTTGA
- the LOC141641621 gene encoding uncharacterized protein LOC141641621 has product MNSILRGNAWSLSGHSLLLKQWTPLFPTQLDTISKVPVWVLFHNLDPHLWSASALSKIASKIGTPLYADPVTTNKERLSFAHVMVEVDLSGHLPDNVVINSPFMGQIIQDVEYEWLPYYCTHCKKLGHEKKVCKQLKQKAKPKAANSSPNCSIARP; this is encoded by the coding sequence ATGAATAGCATCTTAAGGGGTAATGCTTGGAGTTTGAGTGGCCACTCCCTCCTTCTAAAGCAATGGACTCCTCTTTTCCCAACTCAGCTGGACACAATATCTAAAGTGCCTGTTTGGGTGCTCTTTCATAATTTGGATCCTCATCTCTGGTCTGCCTCTGCTCTAAGCAAGATAGCCAGTAAAATTGGTACTCCTCTCTATGCCGATCCTGTTACCACTAATAAAGAGAGGTTATCGTTTGCCCATGTTATGGTAGAAGTTGATCTTTCTGGACATTTGCCTGATAATGTGGTTATTAATTCCCCTTTTATGGGGCAAATCATTCAGGATGTGGAGTATGAGTGGTTACCCTACTACTGTACTCATTGCAAGAAGTTGGGGCATGAAAAAAAAGTTTGCAAGCAACTCAAACAGAAGGCCAAACCCAAAGCTGCAAACTCGAGCCCAAATTGTTCTATTGCACGACCATAA